The following coding sequences are from one Mycolicibacterium aichiense window:
- a CDS encoding anti-sigma factor family protein: MNAEGMDCSELVELVTAYLDGSLDPTTRSRFDMHLLDCDGCENYLQQFRVTIETVGRISHEHVDPDFRAKLLNAFRDWR; this comes from the coding sequence ATGAACGCCGAGGGCATGGACTGCAGCGAGTTGGTCGAACTCGTCACCGCATACCTCGACGGATCGCTGGACCCGACGACCAGGTCACGCTTCGACATGCACCTACTCGACTGCGACGGGTGCGAGAACTACCTGCAGCAATTCCGGGTCACCATCGAGACGGTCGGCCGAATCAGCCATGAACACGTCGATCCTGACTTCCGGGCCAAGCTGCTCAACGCGTTCCGCGACTGGCGCTGA
- a CDS encoding molybdopterin-dependent oxidoreductase: MDKHPPPGAHHLRRWRSPLRGPWLTSVLGLVLLITLPVVIITGLLSYIAYGPQFGQAIPVDVGLLKLPTFNWPTDPSWLYRLTQGLHVGLGLILIPVILAKLWSVIPRFFSWPPSRSLAQLLERLSLIMLVGGILFEIVTGVLNIQYDYIFGFSFYTAHYFGAWVFIAGFLVHLAIKLPKMWAGLRSLPFRQVLATSTAETWPEPTDPDGLVAVDPAPATMSRRGALLLVGSGAVFMAVITAGQTIGGFTRHLALLLPRGRDLGNGPNDFEVNKTFAASLIDPRATGDAWRLTLTGGPRAVVLDRAALLAMTQHTATLPIACVEGWSSTQRWTGVPLRNLAVLAGVPNPVSAYVRSLERYGFNQATLQANQVSAQDSLLALKVNGADLSPDHGYPARIIVPALPGVHSTKWVTTIDFRAG; encoded by the coding sequence ATGGACAAGCATCCGCCACCCGGCGCCCACCATCTCCGCCGATGGCGTAGCCCGCTGCGTGGCCCGTGGTTGACCTCGGTACTCGGCTTGGTTCTGCTGATCACCCTGCCGGTAGTCATCATCACCGGCCTGCTCTCGTACATCGCCTACGGTCCCCAGTTCGGACAGGCGATTCCCGTCGATGTCGGGTTGCTGAAACTACCGACATTCAACTGGCCGACCGACCCGTCCTGGTTGTATCGGCTCACCCAGGGTCTGCATGTGGGACTGGGCCTGATTCTGATCCCGGTCATCTTGGCGAAGTTGTGGTCGGTGATCCCGCGCTTCTTCTCCTGGCCGCCCTCGCGATCGCTGGCCCAGCTGCTCGAACGCCTGTCGCTGATCATGCTGGTCGGCGGGATCCTCTTCGAAATTGTGACCGGCGTACTGAACATCCAGTACGACTACATCTTCGGGTTCAGCTTCTACACCGCGCACTATTTCGGTGCCTGGGTCTTCATCGCGGGATTCCTCGTCCACCTTGCCATCAAGCTCCCGAAGATGTGGGCCGGTCTGCGCTCGCTACCGTTTCGTCAGGTGCTGGCCACCTCGACAGCCGAAACCTGGCCGGAACCAACGGATCCCGACGGGCTGGTCGCTGTTGACCCGGCGCCTGCGACAATGAGCCGACGCGGTGCACTGCTTCTCGTCGGCTCCGGCGCGGTGTTCATGGCGGTGATCACCGCCGGGCAGACGATCGGCGGGTTCACGCGGCATCTGGCGCTTCTCCTGCCGCGTGGCCGGGACCTGGGCAACGGGCCCAACGACTTCGAAGTGAACAAGACTTTCGCCGCATCGCTGATCGATCCGCGCGCCACAGGCGACGCCTGGCGGCTCACCTTGACCGGCGGACCGCGTGCGGTGGTGCTCGATCGTGCTGCGCTGCTGGCGATGACGCAACACACCGCCACCTTGCCGATCGCCTGTGTGGAGGGCTGGTCGAGCACCCAGCGCTGGACAGGCGTACCGCTGCGCAATCTGGCCGTGTTGGCCGGGGTGCCCAATCCGGTCTCGGCCTACGTCCGTTCCCTCGAGCGGTACGGCTTCAACCAGGCGACGCTCCAAGCAAATCAGGTGTCGGCCCAGGATTCGTTGTTGGCGCTGAAAGTCAACGGTGCCGACCTGTCCCCCGATCATGGGTACCCGGCGCGCATCATCGTCCCTGCCCTGCCCGGCGTGCACAGCACCAAGTGGGTCACGACGATCGATTTCAGGGCGGGGTGA
- a CDS encoding RNA polymerase sigma factor: MAGTEDDETALVAALRAGDEQSFARLVDRYTPALLRVARGYVRTHESAEEVVQETWIALIKGIEKFEGRSSLRTWLFTVMINIAKSRGIRDQRHSDAEVAAAGGTVDPNRFRPAGDPEWPGHWKDDRAPVPFPDTPEGSVLAAEFLDLARREVDKLPERQRMVVTLRDLLGFDSGEVCTLLDLSVANQRVLLHRGRAAIRQALEDYVRGAR, from the coding sequence ATGGCCGGGACGGAAGACGACGAGACGGCACTCGTCGCAGCACTGCGGGCGGGCGACGAGCAATCCTTCGCCCGGCTCGTCGATCGCTACACTCCCGCGTTGCTGCGGGTGGCACGCGGCTATGTCCGCACCCACGAATCGGCCGAAGAGGTGGTTCAGGAAACCTGGATCGCGCTGATCAAAGGCATCGAGAAGTTTGAAGGCCGATCATCGCTTCGCACTTGGCTTTTCACGGTGATGATCAACATCGCCAAGTCCCGCGGCATCCGAGATCAACGGCATTCCGATGCCGAGGTGGCCGCAGCGGGAGGCACCGTCGATCCGAACAGATTCCGTCCTGCAGGGGACCCGGAGTGGCCCGGACATTGGAAGGACGACCGGGCACCTGTCCCGTTTCCCGACACTCCCGAAGGCAGTGTGTTGGCAGCGGAGTTTCTCGATCTTGCGCGTCGCGAAGTGGACAAGCTCCCCGAACGGCAACGTATGGTCGTCACCTTGAGAGACCTGCTTGGATTCGACTCGGGAGAGGTGTGCACACTGCTGGACCTCAGTGTCGCGAACCAGCGGGTGTTGCTGCATCGTGGCCGCGCGGCGATCAGGCAGGCGCTCGAGGACTACGTGCGGGGGGCGCGATGA